From Afipia carboxidovorans OM5, one genomic window encodes:
- a CDS encoding sulfate ABC transporter substrate-binding protein, whose amino-acid sequence MIRRTFLALTAVLLTGAAHAADYSLLNVSYDPTRELYVDFNKAFAAAYQKETGKSVEIKQSHGGSGSQARSVIDGLQADVVTLALAYDIDAVANKGLLKKEWQKDLPQNSAPYTSTIVFLVRKGNPKAIKDWDDLIKSGVSVITPNPKTSGGARWNYLAAWGYALKKDGSEDKARDFVARIYKNVPVLDTGARGSTVTFVERGVGDVLLAWENEAHLAIKEFGQDKFEIVVPSISILAEPPVAIVDSVVDKKGTRAVAEAYLKYWYKPESQEIAARNFYRPRDPEIAKKYATNFAKVDLFTIDDVFGGWTKAQKEHFGDGGVFDKIYKN is encoded by the coding sequence ATGATCCGTCGGACCTTCCTGGCACTTACCGCAGTTCTGCTTACAGGTGCCGCACACGCAGCCGATTATTCGCTGCTTAATGTATCGTACGATCCAACCCGCGAATTGTATGTGGATTTCAACAAGGCATTTGCTGCGGCCTACCAGAAGGAAACCGGCAAGAGCGTCGAGATCAAGCAGTCGCATGGCGGCTCCGGCTCGCAGGCACGCTCGGTGATCGACGGCCTGCAGGCCGATGTGGTGACGCTGGCGCTCGCCTACGACATCGATGCCGTCGCCAACAAGGGCTTGCTGAAAAAGGAATGGCAGAAGGACCTGCCGCAGAACTCCGCGCCTTACACCTCGACCATCGTGTTCCTGGTTCGCAAGGGCAATCCGAAGGCCATCAAGGACTGGGATGATCTTATCAAGTCCGGCGTCAGCGTGATTACGCCGAACCCGAAAACCTCCGGCGGCGCGCGCTGGAATTATCTCGCGGCATGGGGTTATGCGCTGAAGAAGGACGGCTCGGAAGACAAGGCGCGCGATTTCGTCGCCAGGATCTACAAGAACGTGCCCGTGCTCGACACCGGCGCGCGCGGTTCGACCGTGACGTTCGTCGAGCGTGGCGTCGGCGACGTGCTGCTCGCCTGGGAGAACGAGGCGCATCTCGCGATCAAGGAGTTCGGACAGGACAAGTTCGAGATCGTCGTGCCGTCGATTTCGATTCTGGCCGAGCCGCCGGTCGCGATTGTCGACAGCGTCGTCGACAAGAAGGGTACCCGTGCCGTGGCCGAGGCCTATCTGAAATACTGGTACAAGCCGGAGAGCCAGGAAATCGCCGCGCGCAATTTCTATCGCCCGCGCGATCCGGAAATTGCCAAGAAGTATGCCACGAATTTCGCCAAGGTCGATCTCTTCACCATCGACGATGTGTTCGGCGGATGGACCAAGGCGCAGAAGGAGCATTTCGGCGACGGCGGGGTGTTCGACAAGATCTACAAGAACTGA
- a CDS encoding phosphoadenylyl-sulfate reductase translates to MTSPDLVDSKSSVAVTDHAWSAAEVATLESELRDAPPGEIIRAAIEAVGRDKLALVSSFGTESAALLKYAADVDPAIPVVFLDTGWLFEETLAYRDTLAAYLGLRDVRTIHPLPDDLAREDAERDLWFSDPDRCCYLRKVEPLIRALAPFEAWLNGRKRFQGGERAAIPVVELDGRRLKFNPLANVTPDDLKAIYTDAHLPAHPLVASGFASVGCMPCTSRTEAGEESRAGRWRGKAKTECGIHVIKSS, encoded by the coding sequence ATGACCTCTCCTGATCTGGTCGATAGCAAGTCATCGGTCGCGGTGACGGATCATGCATGGTCGGCGGCGGAGGTCGCGACGCTCGAGTCCGAATTGCGCGATGCTCCGCCCGGCGAAATCATTCGTGCCGCGATCGAAGCCGTCGGGCGCGACAAGCTTGCACTGGTGTCGTCGTTCGGCACTGAATCCGCGGCGCTGCTGAAATATGCCGCCGATGTCGATCCGGCGATCCCGGTCGTGTTTCTCGATACCGGCTGGCTGTTCGAGGAGACGCTGGCCTATCGCGATACGCTCGCCGCGTATCTCGGCCTGCGCGACGTGCGCACGATCCATCCGTTACCGGATGACCTCGCGCGCGAGGATGCGGAGCGCGATCTGTGGTTCTCCGATCCGGATCGCTGCTGTTACCTGCGCAAGGTCGAACCGCTCATTCGGGCGCTCGCGCCGTTCGAGGCGTGGCTCAACGGCCGCAAGCGTTTTCAGGGCGGTGAGCGTGCCGCGATTCCCGTCGTCGAACTCGATGGACGGCGTCTGAAATTCAATCCGCTTGCCAATGTGACGCCGGATGACCTGAAGGCGATATATACCGACGCGCACCTGCCGGCGCATCCGCTCGTTGCCTCCGGCTTCGCCTCGGTGGGCTGCATGCCGTGTACCAGCCGGACAGAGGCCGGCGAAGAGTCGCGCGCCGGTCGTTGGCGTGGAAAAGCCAAAACAGAATGCGGCATCCACGTCATCAAGTCCTCTTAG
- the cysD gene encoding sulfate adenylyltransferase subunit CysD, with protein MDHLDELEAKSIYILREGFARLKRLALLWSLGKDSNVMIWLARKAFFGKVPFPCMHVDTGKKFPEMYAFRDHYSKEWGLDLRIEPCPPVEAVDPTLPPAARSAARKTEGLKLALAKHGFDGLIAGIRRDEEATRAKERVFSPRGTEGGWDVRDQPPEFWDQFNASVPAGAHLRIHPILHWTEADIWAYTQRENIPIIPLYLATNGKRYRSLGDQDITFPVASNASSIAEILTELESTKIPERAGRALDHETEDAFERLRVAGYL; from the coding sequence ATGGACCATCTCGATGAACTTGAAGCCAAGAGCATCTACATTCTCCGCGAAGGCTTCGCGCGCCTGAAACGACTGGCCCTTTTGTGGTCGCTCGGCAAAGACTCCAACGTCATGATCTGGCTTGCCCGCAAGGCGTTCTTCGGCAAGGTCCCGTTCCCCTGCATGCACGTCGACACCGGAAAGAAATTTCCGGAGATGTATGCCTTCCGCGATCACTATTCGAAAGAATGGGGGCTCGATCTGCGCATCGAGCCGTGCCCGCCGGTCGAGGCGGTCGATCCGACGCTGCCACCTGCCGCCCGCTCTGCCGCGCGCAAGACCGAAGGCTTGAAGCTTGCGCTCGCCAAGCACGGCTTCGACGGCCTGATCGCCGGCATTCGCCGCGATGAGGAAGCGACCCGCGCCAAGGAGCGTGTGTTCTCGCCGCGAGGCACGGAGGGCGGATGGGATGTGCGCGACCAGCCGCCGGAATTCTGGGATCAGTTCAACGCCTCGGTGCCGGCCGGCGCTCACTTGCGCATCCATCCGATCCTGCATTGGACCGAGGCCGACATCTGGGCCTACACCCAGCGCGAGAACATTCCGATCATCCCGCTTTATCTCGCGACTAACGGCAAGCGTTATCGCTCGCTCGGCGATCAGGACATCACCTTCCCGGTCGCATCAAACGCATCGAGCATCGCCGAGATCCTGACCGAGCTCGAAAGCACGAAAATCCCCGAGCGCGCCGGGCGTGCACTCGATCACGAAACCGAAGATGCCTTCGAGCGGCTGCGCGTCGCCGGTTATCTCTGA
- a CDS encoding 3-hydroxybutyrate dehydrogenase yields MSSLAGKAAVVTGSTSGIGLAYARALARAGANIVLNGMGEPADIEKERSGIEREFGVKAVHSPADMTRPDEIEQMVRLGEKTLGSVDILINNAGIQFVSPVEEFPLDKWDAIIAINLSSAFHAIRAAVPGMKARGWGRIINTASAHSLVASPFKSAYVAAKHGIAGLTKTVALELATHKITCNAISPGYVWTPLVERQVPDTMKARNMTKEEVIKDVMLLAQPTKEFVTVEQVAALAVYLCGDEASQITGANLSIDGGWTAA; encoded by the coding sequence ATGAGTTCATTGGCAGGCAAGGCCGCGGTCGTCACCGGATCGACCAGCGGCATCGGATTGGCATATGCGCGGGCGCTCGCGCGGGCCGGCGCGAATATCGTGCTGAACGGCATGGGCGAGCCCGCCGATATCGAGAAGGAGCGGTCGGGGATCGAGCGCGAGTTCGGCGTCAAGGCGGTTCATTCGCCCGCCGATATGACCAGGCCCGATGAGATCGAACAGATGGTTCGGCTCGGCGAAAAGACGCTCGGTTCGGTCGATATTCTCATCAACAATGCGGGCATCCAGTTCGTCTCGCCGGTCGAGGAATTTCCGCTCGACAAATGGGACGCGATCATCGCCATCAATTTGTCATCGGCGTTTCATGCAATCCGCGCCGCGGTGCCAGGCATGAAGGCGCGCGGTTGGGGCCGCATCATCAACACCGCATCGGCGCACTCGCTGGTGGCCTCGCCGTTCAAGTCGGCTTACGTCGCGGCGAAGCACGGCATTGCCGGTCTCACCAAGACGGTCGCGCTCGAACTTGCGACCCACAAGATCACCTGCAACGCCATCAGCCCCGGTTATGTCTGGACGCCGCTTGTCGAGCGGCAGGTGCCCGACACCATGAAGGCGCGCAACATGACCAAGGAAGAGGTCATCAAGGACGTGATGCTGCTGGCGCAGCCGACCAAGGAGTTCGTCACCGTCGAGCAGGTCGCGGCGCTTGCGGTCTATCTCTGCGGCGACGAGGCGAGCCAGATCACCGGCGCCAATCTCTCGATCGACGGCGGCTGGACCGCGGCTTAA
- the cysT gene encoding sulfate ABC transporter permease subunit CysT, producing MSTLAKRNVLPGFGLTLGLTLTWLSILILIPLAGLFLKTTELSIGEFIETVTSRRTLHALSISFGIALAAAVVNLIAGVIVVWALVRYRFPGQRLFDAIVDIPFALPTAVAGVALSALFSERGWLGAPLAWLGIKVAFTPLGIFVAMIFIGIPFVVRTVQPVLADLEPELEEAAASLGARRWQIVTKVIVPSLTPAILTGFALAFARAVGEYGSVIFIAGNLPNVSEIAPLLIVIRLSEFRYADATAIAVVMLVVAFFIIFLINRIQRWAQTRGAQSH from the coding sequence GTGAGTACCTTGGCGAAACGAAATGTACTGCCCGGCTTCGGCCTGACGCTGGGGCTGACGTTGACGTGGTTGTCGATCCTGATCCTGATTCCGCTCGCGGGTCTCTTTCTCAAGACGACCGAACTGAGCATCGGCGAATTCATCGAGACGGTGACGAGCCGCCGCACACTGCATGCGCTATCGATCTCGTTCGGCATCGCGTTGGCAGCCGCGGTGGTCAACCTCATCGCCGGCGTCATCGTGGTGTGGGCGCTGGTGCGTTACCGCTTTCCGGGCCAGCGGCTGTTCGACGCCATTGTCGACATTCCGTTTGCGCTGCCGACGGCGGTGGCGGGCGTCGCGCTGAGCGCGCTGTTCTCCGAGCGCGGCTGGCTCGGCGCGCCGCTCGCCTGGCTCGGCATCAAGGTTGCGTTCACGCCGCTCGGCATTTTCGTCGCGATGATCTTCATCGGCATTCCGTTCGTGGTGCGCACGGTGCAGCCGGTGCTGGCTGACCTCGAGCCCGAACTGGAGGAAGCCGCCGCGAGCTTGGGCGCGCGGCGCTGGCAGATCGTGACCAAGGTGATCGTGCCGAGTCTGACGCCCGCGATCCTCACCGGCTTTGCGCTCGCCTTCGCGCGCGCGGTCGGCGAATACGGCTCGGTGATCTTCATCGCGGGCAATTTGCCGAACGTCTCCGAGATCGCGCCGCTGCTGATCGTGATCCGCCTCTCCGAGTTCCGCTACGCCGATGCGACCGCCATTGCGGTCGTGATGCTGGTGGTCGCCTTCTTCATCATCTTTCTCATCAACCGAATCCAGCGCTGGGCGCAGACCCGCGGCGCGCAAAGCCATTGA
- the cysC gene encoding adenylyl-sulfate kinase yields MNILATPNSVKGTAAKTTERPQVSIVIVGHVDHGKSTLVGRLLHETNSLPEGKLEMLKAVSERRGMPFEWSFLLDALQTERDQGITIDTTQIQFRTPARDIVLIDAPGHAEFLRNMITGAAQADAAVLIIDALEGVRDQTRRHGYLLHLLGVKQVCVVINKMDRVDFSQDRFEEIAHEIREHLTTLGVTPTAVIPISARDGDGVAANTARIGWYTGPTVVGALDTLTPMRALTELPLRLPVQAIYKFDDRRIVAGRIEAGQLAPGDEIVIMPAGKIAKIKTVESWPVTPVSGAQGAGRSVGITLDRELFLERGDVIAHPATAPRDSHRLHARIFWLHETPLKTGDTVLVRIGTMETRASVVAIEQAVDPGELTSRESTSIARNHVGEIDLALARPAAADPYTDNPRNGRLVIEIGGRIAGGGLVLSIEAGKRAAPIDIVPVESALQPEERLARYHHAGAVVWFTGLPAAGKSTLARALERRLFTRGGAAVLLDGDTLRAGLNGDLGFSPADRRENIRRLAEVAAHLARNGHIAIVAAVSPAADDRAQARRIAGDLFHEVYVATSAEVCESRDPKGHYAKARAGQLPAFTGIGNDYQPPAVCELVLDTATRPIAESLAEIERMLTARHVLREEPTDFAANI; encoded by the coding sequence ATGAATATCCTCGCCACTCCGAATTCCGTGAAGGGCACCGCCGCGAAAACAACCGAGCGTCCGCAGGTTTCCATTGTGATCGTCGGCCATGTCGATCACGGCAAGTCGACGCTGGTCGGCCGCCTGCTGCATGAAACCAACAGCCTGCCCGAGGGCAAGCTCGAGATGCTGAAAGCCGTCAGCGAGCGGCGCGGCATGCCGTTCGAATGGTCGTTCCTGCTCGACGCGCTGCAAACCGAGCGCGACCAGGGCATCACCATCGACACCACGCAGATTCAATTCCGCACGCCCGCACGCGACATCGTGCTGATCGACGCGCCCGGCCACGCCGAATTCCTCCGCAACATGATCACCGGCGCGGCGCAGGCCGATGCCGCCGTGCTCATCATCGATGCGCTGGAAGGCGTGCGCGACCAGACGCGCCGCCACGGCTATCTGCTGCATCTGCTTGGCGTGAAGCAGGTCTGCGTCGTTATCAATAAAATGGACCGCGTCGATTTCAGTCAGGATCGCTTCGAGGAAATCGCGCACGAAATCCGCGAGCATCTCACCACGCTCGGCGTGACACCCACCGCCGTCATTCCGATTTCGGCACGCGACGGCGATGGCGTCGCGGCGAACACCGCGCGCATCGGCTGGTACACCGGCCCGACCGTGGTCGGCGCGCTCGATACGCTGACACCGATGCGGGCGCTGACGGAGTTGCCGCTGCGCCTGCCGGTGCAGGCGATCTACAAGTTCGACGACCGCCGCATCGTTGCGGGACGGATCGAGGCGGGCCAACTCGCGCCCGGCGACGAGATCGTCATCATGCCGGCGGGCAAGATCGCGAAGATCAAGACCGTCGAGAGCTGGCCCGTGACGCCCGTGAGCGGCGCGCAGGGCGCAGGCCGTTCGGTCGGCATCACACTCGACCGCGAACTGTTTCTCGAGCGCGGCGACGTCATCGCGCATCCGGCGACCGCGCCGCGCGACAGCCACCGGCTGCATGCCCGCATCTTCTGGCTGCACGAGACACCGCTGAAGACCGGCGACACCGTGCTGGTGCGCATCGGCACGATGGAAACGCGCGCAAGCGTCGTCGCCATCGAGCAGGCGGTCGATCCCGGCGAGCTGACGAGCCGCGAGAGCACATCGATCGCCCGCAATCATGTCGGCGAGATCGATCTCGCGCTGGCCCGGCCTGCCGCGGCCGATCCCTACACCGACAATCCGCGCAACGGCCGGCTCGTGATCGAGATCGGCGGGCGCATCGCCGGCGGCGGACTGGTGCTCAGCATCGAAGCCGGCAAGCGTGCCGCGCCGATCGATATCGTGCCGGTGGAATCCGCGCTGCAGCCGGAGGAACGGCTCGCGCGCTACCATCACGCGGGCGCCGTGGTGTGGTTCACCGGATTGCCCGCGGCCGGCAAATCGACGCTCGCCCGTGCGCTGGAGCGCCGCCTGTTCACGCGCGGCGGCGCGGCCGTGCTGCTCGACGGCGACACGCTGCGCGCAGGATTGAACGGCGATCTCGGATTTTCACCGGCAGATCGCCGCGAAAATATCCGCCGCCTCGCGGAAGTCGCGGCCCATCTCGCCCGCAACGGCCATATCGCCATCGTCGCCGCCGTCTCGCCTGCCGCGGACGATCGCGCGCAGGCCCGCCGGATCGCGGGCGATCTGTTCCATGAGGTCTATGTCGCCACCTCCGCGGAGGTCTGCGAGAGCCGCGACCCCAAGGGCCACTACGCCAAGGCCCGCGCCGGGCAGTTGCCGGCCTTCACCGGCATCGGCAATGACTACCAGCCGCCCGCGGTCTGCGAACTCGTGCTCGACACCGCAACACGCCCGATTGCCGAGTCTCTCGCCGAGATCGAGCGCATGCTCACCGCACGACACGTTCTGCGGGAGGAGCCGACCGATTTCGCGGCCAATATCTGA
- a CDS encoding sulfate/molybdate ABC transporter ATP-binding protein: protein MTIEVNNLVKQFGAFKALDHVSLKVETGELLALLGPSGSGKTTLLRIIAGLDWPDSGSVHFDGQDALSRGAGERNVGFVFQHYALFRHMSVFENVAFGLRVQPRATRPSEDKIRSRVKELLDLVQLDWLADRYPSQLSGGQRQRIALARALAIEPRILLLDEPFGALDAKVRKELRRWLRQLHDEIHVTSIFVTHDQEEALEVANRVVVMDKGKIEQVGSPDEVYDHPASAFVHGFIGESIVLPVDVQDGRIRLGDRVLDLQSTNGVSGPSKLFIRRHDVAIGPAGSGVLEGDVKHVRAFGPTQRADIALHVGGNETLIEIDAPRDRDLKPGDIVGLRPRRFRLFAGV from the coding sequence GTGACGATTGAAGTCAATAACCTCGTCAAGCAGTTCGGTGCGTTCAAGGCGCTCGATCATGTCAGTCTCAAGGTCGAGACCGGCGAATTGCTGGCGCTGCTCGGCCCCTCCGGCTCGGGCAAGACCACGCTGCTGCGCATCATCGCCGGGCTCGACTGGCCGGATTCCGGCTCGGTGCATTTCGACGGGCAGGACGCGCTGTCGCGCGGCGCGGGTGAGCGCAATGTCGGTTTCGTGTTCCAGCACTACGCGCTGTTCCGCCACATGAGCGTGTTCGAGAACGTCGCCTTCGGCCTGCGGGTGCAGCCGCGCGCGACGCGGCCGAGCGAGGACAAGATCCGCAGCCGCGTTAAGGAACTGCTCGATCTCGTGCAACTCGACTGGCTGGCGGATCGCTACCCGAGCCAGCTCTCCGGCGGCCAGCGCCAGCGCATCGCGTTGGCGCGCGCACTCGCAATCGAGCCGCGCATCCTGCTGCTCGACGAGCCGTTCGGCGCGCTCGATGCCAAGGTGCGCAAGGAACTGCGCCGCTGGCTGCGGCAGTTGCACGACGAAATTCACGTCACCTCGATCTTCGTCACCCACGATCAGGAGGAGGCGCTGGAAGTCGCCAACCGCGTGGTGGTGATGGACAAGGGCAAGATCGAGCAGGTCGGCTCGCCCGACGAGGTCTACGACCATCCGGCGAGCGCGTTCGTTCATGGCTTCATCGGCGAATCCATCGTGTTGCCGGTCGATGTGCAGGACGGACGCATCCGCCTCGGCGACCGGGTGCTCGACCTGCAGTCCACCAACGGTGTGTCCGGGCCCTCGAAACTATTCATCCGCCGTCACGATGTCGCGATCGGCCCGGCCGGCAGCGGCGTGCTCGAGGGCGACGTCAAGCATGTGCGCGCTTTCGGGCCGACCCAGCGGGCGGATATCGCGCTGCATGTCGGCGGCAATGAGACCCTGATCGAGATCGATGCGCCGCGCGACCGCGATCTCAAGCCGGGCGATATCGTCGGCCTGCGGCCGCGCCGCTTCCGGTTGTTCGCGGGAGTGTGA
- a CDS encoding CAP domain-containing protein, translated as MPRFLVVLFGCLVLAGCSGADITTEQPSFYASMANASARLDANAAASMISQYRQNNGLGAVTIDPELMAAAEAQSRAMAARNKLDHDVAGALGKRIKASGFNAAKAVENISAGYHTMAEAFSGWRDSPSHRANMLATGVNRLGIAAVYAPNSKYKVFWTMILAAPDR; from the coding sequence ATGCCGCGATTTCTCGTCGTCCTTTTCGGTTGTCTCGTGCTTGCGGGCTGTTCCGGCGCCGATATCACGACCGAGCAGCCCTCGTTCTATGCGAGCATGGCCAATGCCAGCGCCCGGCTGGATGCCAACGCGGCGGCGTCGATGATCTCCCAATACCGCCAGAACAACGGCCTCGGCGCGGTGACGATCGATCCCGAACTGATGGCGGCGGCGGAAGCGCAGTCGCGCGCGATGGCAGCGCGGAACAAGCTCGATCACGATGTCGCGGGCGCGCTCGGCAAGCGTATCAAAGCCTCGGGCTTCAATGCCGCGAAGGCGGTCGAGAACATCTCTGCCGGCTACCATACCATGGCGGAAGCATTTTCCGGCTGGCGCGATTCGCCCTCGCACCGCGCCAACATGCTGGCGACCGGCGTGAACCGGTTGGGCATCGCGGCGGTCTATGCGCCGAATTCCAAGTACAAAGTATTCTGGACCATGATCCTCGCCGCGCCGGACCGCTAA
- a CDS encoding 2Fe-2S iron-sulfur cluster-binding protein translates to MYLLVQDRDGKEHKLESLEGWRVMEVIRDWGLSIKAECGGACACATCHVYVDPEWTARLAPPSDEEIDMLDGAFFVEPNSRLACQILMTPEIDGLRVTLAPGTEE, encoded by the coding sequence ATGTATCTTCTTGTCCAGGACCGGGACGGCAAAGAACACAAACTGGAAAGCCTGGAGGGCTGGCGCGTGATGGAGGTCATCCGCGACTGGGGCCTCTCCATCAAGGCGGAGTGCGGCGGCGCGTGCGCCTGCGCCACCTGCCACGTCTATGTCGATCCGGAATGGACCGCGCGCCTCGCGCCGCCGAGCGACGAGGAAATCGACATGCTCGACGGGGCGTTCTTCGTCGAACCGAATTCAAGACTTGCCTGCCAGATCCTGATGACTCCCGAGATCGACGGCCTGCGCGTCACGTTGGCCCCCGGCACGGAGGAGTAG
- the cysG gene encoding siroheme synthase CysG has translation MRYLPIFLDLQTGPVLLVGAGDLVRAKLRLLLSAGARVRWFAVDGDYDAGLDDEAAVRVERAGDPLSADLNGVIAILCAGAGELGETVARRARAAGIPVNVMDDIAHSSFIFPAVVDRGDVVVAVGTGGASPVVARRVREKIESVLPARIGDLAAFIGRWRKPMQKLLPQMSSRRTFWERIVDGPIGALVLAGRTEEAERALRDIRDPQSYAAERGFVTLVGAGPGDPDLLTVKALRALQDADVIFYDDLVSSEVLDRARRDATRVSVGRRIGKPGMGQDATNALLIAAAREGKRAVRLKGGDPFIFGRGGEEVAALREAGVAYSVIPGVSAGIGAAAQFEVPLTFRKQATRITFLTAHKTHDAAAVDWSLLTDAGMTIVVYMGITAAPAIRAGLLAAGRSAKTPVGVFARVTRPDARAVVGTLSELPDLVEKIDGGPAILIIGDVVSHGLPWPRVVRELEDIRRDTRVLEPVA, from the coding sequence ATGCGCTACCTGCCGATCTTTCTCGACCTTCAAACCGGGCCCGTTCTTCTGGTGGGCGCAGGCGATCTGGTGCGGGCAAAGCTGCGGCTGCTGTTGTCAGCGGGAGCGCGGGTGAGGTGGTTTGCCGTGGATGGCGACTACGACGCCGGCCTCGATGACGAGGCTGCGGTCCGGGTCGAACGCGCCGGCGATCCTTTATCAGCCGACCTGAATGGTGTCATCGCGATTCTCTGCGCCGGGGCGGGGGAACTGGGTGAAACCGTGGCCCGCCGGGCGCGGGCGGCGGGCATCCCGGTCAACGTGATGGATGACATCGCGCATTCCAGTTTCATCTTTCCGGCGGTGGTCGATCGCGGCGATGTCGTCGTCGCGGTGGGCACCGGCGGTGCCTCCCCGGTGGTGGCGCGGCGGGTGCGCGAGAAGATCGAAAGCGTGCTGCCCGCGCGCATCGGCGATCTTGCGGCATTCATCGGCCGCTGGCGCAAGCCGATGCAGAAACTGCTGCCGCAGATGTCGTCGCGGCGCACGTTCTGGGAGCGCATTGTCGACGGGCCGATCGGTGCGCTGGTTCTCGCGGGCCGCACGGAAGAGGCGGAACGCGCGTTGCGCGACATTCGCGACCCGCAGAGTTACGCAGCCGAGCGCGGCTTCGTCACGCTGGTCGGCGCGGGACCGGGCGATCCCGACCTGCTGACGGTAAAGGCATTGCGCGCGCTGCAGGATGCCGACGTGATTTTCTACGACGATCTGGTCTCGTCTGAGGTGCTCGACCGTGCGCGCCGCGATGCGACCCGTGTCTCGGTCGGCCGCCGCATTGGCAAACCCGGCATGGGACAGGACGCGACCAACGCGCTGCTGATCGCAGCCGCGCGCGAGGGCAAGCGTGCGGTGCGGCTCAAGGGTGGTGATCCTTTCATCTTCGGCCGTGGCGGCGAGGAAGTCGCGGCGCTGCGCGAAGCGGGCGTTGCTTACAGTGTGATCCCCGGCGTCAGTGCGGGCATCGGCGCGGCGGCGCAGTTCGAGGTGCCGCTGACGTTTCGCAAGCAGGCGACGCGCATCACCTTCCTCACCGCGCACAAGACTCATGATGCCGCGGCGGTGGACTGGTCGCTCCTGACCGACGCCGGCATGACGATCGTCGTCTATATGGGCATCACCGCTGCGCCGGCGATCCGCGCAGGCTTGCTGGCGGCAGGGCGCTCGGCGAAAACGCCGGTCGGCGTGTTCGCGCGGGTGACGCGCCCCGATGCCAGGGCCGTGGTCGGCACGCTCAGCGAATTGCCCGATCTGGTTGAGAAAATCGATGGCGGCCCCGCGATCCTCATCATCGGTGACGTGGTCTCGCACGGGTTGCCGTGGCCGCGCGTGGTGCGCGAACTTGAGGATATACGGCGCGACACCCGCGTGCTGGAACCGGTGGCATGA
- the cysW gene encoding sulfate ABC transporter permease subunit CysW, translated as MSILSLAPHRIPPLAHPEARSEPRVLRIAIIAFAITFLSIFVALPLVLVFTTAFSKGVLAYLDVLSNSETLAAIRLTLITALISVSANLLFGLVAAWAIAKFEFRGKTLLITLIDLPFSVSPVISGLVFILLFGTQGLFGVWLQQHGIQILFATPAIVLATTFVTFPFVARELIPLMQQQGTQEEEAAISLGASGLATFFRVTLPNIKWGILYGVLLCNARAMGEFGAVSVVSGHIRGETNTMPLLVEILYNEYQLMAAFAVASLLALLALVTLVAKTVLEGRLVEGPARDD; from the coding sequence ATGAGCATTCTCTCTCTCGCCCCGCATCGCATCCCACCGCTCGCGCATCCCGAGGCGCGATCGGAGCCGCGGGTGCTGCGCATCGCCATCATCGCGTTTGCGATCACGTTTCTGTCGATCTTTGTGGCGCTGCCGCTGGTGCTGGTGTTCACCACCGCGTTCTCGAAAGGCGTGCTTGCTTATCTCGACGTGCTGTCGAATTCGGAAACGCTGGCCGCGATCCGGCTGACGCTGATCACCGCGCTGATCTCGGTGAGCGCCAACCTTCTGTTCGGTCTGGTCGCGGCATGGGCGATCGCCAAATTCGAGTTCAGGGGCAAGACGCTGCTGATCACGCTGATCGATCTGCCGTTCTCGGTGAGCCCGGTGATCTCCGGGCTCGTATTCATACTTTTGTTTGGCACGCAGGGCCTGTTCGGCGTCTGGCTGCAGCAGCACGGCATCCAGATCCTGTTCGCGACGCCCGCCATCGTGCTGGCGACGACGTTCGTCACGTTCCCGTTTGTCGCGCGCGAGCTGATCCCCCTGATGCAGCAGCAGGGCACGCAGGAAGAGGAGGCGGCGATTTCGCTTGGCGCCTCGGGGCTTGCGACCTTCTTCCGCGTCACGCTGCCCAATATCAAATGGGGTATTCTTTATGGTGTGCTGCTGTGTAACGCGCGGGCGATGGGGGAGTTCGGCGCGGTGTCGGTGGTCTCCGGCCATATCCGGGGCGAGACAAATACGATGCCGCTTCTGGTGGAAATTTTGTATAACGAGTACCAGCTGATGGCGGCTTTTGCCGTGGCCTCGCTGCTCGCTTTGCTGGCGCTCGTAACGCTTGTTGCCAAGACTGTTCTCGAAGGCCGGTTGGTGGAAGGACCCGCACGTGACGATTGA